The following nucleotide sequence is from Synchiropus splendidus isolate RoL2022-P1 chromosome 1, RoL_Sspl_1.0, whole genome shotgun sequence.
GCTGAGCTGTACACACCCTCAGACAGGAGGGAGACACACCGGCTGGACCTGGACAGACTTCTAGTCCGCCACACTTGAGCCGATGCTCAAGGGAAAAGCCATGAAAGCGCTTAAATTCGGGGAGCATTGATGTTCCACCGCAGCTGGAAGAGCATCGCTTTCAATCACACGAAGTTTGAAATCAAACATTTCTGTTTAATGGTGTGACTTTCAGCTGATAAACAGGAGAGaataatgctgtttttttaGTGAACACAGATGACAACTCGGTTTTTCTGAGGCCTGAGGATGTCCCAAAATGTACACCGGATTAGTGACTTCCCTAAAATCCACCGTCACAAAACCACCAGACGTAGTGACGACAGCTTCATCAGCCATTTCTGCCCGAGGCAAAGCTCCGCAGCGTCACTGCTGCAGATGCAGTTTCACTTGGTATGAAGTTTCTAGAATGTGTTCAGTTGCACTGACCTGGAGCTGGTGACCTCCAGACCAAGGCTATGGTTgtcaactgaaatgaaaataaaaagatcttcagaaaatgataaCTTACTGAAACGTGTGTTTactaaacaaacaagaatgaaCCAAAATTATAGCAAAGTTGTCCCTTGTTTTCGTCTTCATTTATGTTATGAAGGAGCATTTTGAGATGATGTACAATCCGTTGGTTTTGGCGCGGCTGGTCTCACGACAGCTGTCGGCAGGTGCTGCATGTCGAGTCTGTGACTCACTTTGGCTGACAACGCTGACCAGCGCGGTGGTGAAGACACCTCACCTTTCCAAAACTAAGGCATTTTTTTACATGGTGCCTTTTTGTATtactatttttgtgacctatttcaatcATCAATCTTGTTCCGACGGCCCAAGAATAAGCAACTAAAACTGacactaaaactaataaaaactaaactagCCTTTTTCAGAAAGCAGTTAAAAATAGCCAACCCACGCTAATAAAAATGAACTGCATTTCAAAGaccaaaaatccaaactaaaTAACTGCTCCTGACTGACCATCAGGTTGTTACAGGCCGAACCGACTGcttttctgctgctctgcagcaGCGCCACtctcttcagaatcagaatcaaattcatTGCCGTGGTCTGTAGGAatgccaccaactaggaaagtgttttggaataaagtgctgacagaaaataaaaataaacaacaaaggctgaccacaaattcaacagtctgacggccgaggggaagaagctgttcctgtgacgggaggttctggtctggatggaccgtagcctcctgccagagggaagaggaacaaacagtccatgtccagggtgagaagggtcggctctgatcccacctgcacgtctctgggtcctggagacatacaggtcctgaagaggtggcaggctgcaaccatcaccttctcagcagaacgtacgatgcactgcagtctgctcttgtccctggaggtggcgctgttgtaccagacagtgatggaggaggtgaggatggactggatgatggccgtgtagaactccaccagcaacttcgtcggcagtcgtagttttcgtagctgccttagaaagaacattctctgctggaccttcctgatgagggacctgatggttggtcctcagtgatggtggttcccaggaagcagaaggagtccacaataggaataggtgaaccagccaacatgagaggggacagaggagctgttactctcctgaagtctatgaccatctccactgtcttctgggcgttgagctccaggttgttgtgtcGCGCCTTCTCTTCCTGGCCTGCTTCTATGGAGCTCTGACCTCACGCCTACAGGTGTTTCCATTGGGAGACGCACTCACAAAAGCCGATATGAGACGCCATATTTGGGCAGCCAGACTGTCCCAAAGCAAGTGGTTACCAACTGCAATAGGACAGAATAAGGAGAAATAGAAAGTCTGGTTGTTGTGAACTCCTGTTGGACAGGGTCCTCTGGCGTCCTCCTAAAGATCCCCCTGTGCCTGAACCGAGTCATATGTCATCGGCGGCTACAACACCAACCTATGTAGTTCATAAAAGGCGTGCTTGTTGAGTGactcgggtgtgtgtgtgtgtgtccctgcaggtgtccagcagctgctggtgatgaaagaagaagaagatgctactgagcagcaggagtgcagctccagtctggatcaggagggACAAGAACCGTGTGTCATCAAAGGAGATCGAGACGAAGCGAAAGAAGAAGGCAGCGGGTTCGACGTCATTCCTGTCGTCGTGAAGACGGAATACGATGACGCATCCATCAGCTGGACACaacacataaaaacagaagctgatgggGACAGCAGTGGAGGACCAGATGAAGCCAGCTCCCTCGATACGCCCCACCACGCTGTCCGCCAGATGTTGTGCTGTTTTCAAACTAAACACAGTGAAGATGGGAGCGAAACCAGTCTCACAAAGTCAGGTTCAACCTCTTCCAGTGAGAAGACAGATGGAGCTGATCCCAAATCACTGACCTGCTCAGGATGCGGGAGAAAATGTTCCTCAAAATCTGGACTGGCGAAACATATAGTTTCCTGTTGCTTCTTACAGGCAGACCACCTGAACGAACATATTATAATGCACACCGGAGAAAAACCTTACGGCTGTGCCCAGTGTGGTAAATCTTTTGCACAGAAATGGACCCTTAAGCAACACATGACAACTcatactggagaaaaacctttcctcTGCTCTCACTGTGGTAAAGCTTTTACACAGCTAGGAAACCTGCAGCAacacatgaaaattcacacaggagaaaaaccttttagctgctctcagtgtggtcaTTGTTTCACACAGAGAGCAAGTCTAGAGAAACATCTGAGAgtacacactggtgaaaaacctttcaactgctcccagtgtggtacAGCattcacacagagagagagcctgaggaaacacatgaaaattcacactggagaaaaacctttcagctgtaGTATGTGTACCAAGTGTTTTGCACACAAAGTGAACCTGGAAAAACACATccgaattcacactggagaaaaacccttcagcTGTTCTTATTGTATTAAGTCCTTTACGCAGCTGGGGAACCTGCAAGAGCACGTAAGAATTCACAcgggagaaaaacctttcagttgTTCTTATTGCGGTAAGCGCTTCACGCTGAACGAAAGCctgaagaaacacatgagaattcacactggagaaagacCTTTTATTTGCTCCCATTGTGGTCACTGTTTTGCGCACCGAAAGAGCCTAAAAGAACATCtaagaattcacactggagaaaaaccttttacctgctctcagtgtggtaattGTTTTGCGCACAGAAAGAGCCTAAAAGAGCATCAAAGAGTTCACACTGGGGAAAAACCTTTTATCTGTGCTCAGTGTGGTAGTTGTTTTGCACACCGCAAGAGCCTGAAAGAACACACAGCAGTTCATTCTGGAGTAAAACCTTTCATATGCTCTCAGTGTGGGAATTGTTTTAAGTTGAATAGACAACTGAGGGCTCACATGAAAAGCCACGCCACTCAAAGCTGAAGTAAAAGCCATTGTTTTGCCTATCGTGAAACACAGGCAAACTGGTTCACTCTCGCTGAATGACATATAAAGCGCACAATGGTTTGCACCTTTCAATAAAGCAAAGTCGGACGAGGCCCAGTTGTCGTGCGTTTCCTGCAATGAATATGAAAgagactatatttaccgcgtgCTGCACACATCATTCAAGACGTTCTGACGGGACTGATTGTGTTGGCTGTTAGAGGGAGACATTTCCTCAGTGAAAGTTCACACTTTTCAtcctttgttttgttatgaTTTGGTTATTTGTTTTACGACACTGACAATACTTGGCCTCTGTGACGACAGGTAGTCCGACAACAAGCTAACAGGACTTGGCCCCTCTTTTGTGTCTGTCATGAAAGTTACATTCACAAACCAGTTGGCGTAATTTATCATGCCAAGATACATAAAGCCTTTAAGGCCCCTGGGGAATATT
It contains:
- the LOC128752513 gene encoding gastrula zinc finger protein XlCGF57.1-like; the protein is MMNDRRNPGVQQLLVMKEEEDATEQQECSSSLDQEGQEPCVIKGDRDEAKEEGSGFDVIPVVVKTEYDDASISWTQHIKTEADGDSSGGPDEASSLDTPHHAVRQMLCCFQTKHSEDGSETSLTKSGSTSSSEKTDGADPKSLTCSGCGRKCSSKSGLAKHIVSCCFLQADHLNEHIIMHTGEKPYGCAQCGKSFAQKWTLKQHMTTHTGEKPFLCSHCGKAFTQLGNLQQHMKIHTGEKPFSCSQCGHCFTQRASLEKHLRVHTGEKPFNCSQCGTAFTQRESLRKHMKIHTGEKPFSCSMCTKCFAHKVNLEKHIRIHTGEKPFSCSYCIKSFTQLGNLQEHVRIHTGEKPFSCSYCGKRFTLNESLKKHMRIHTGERPFICSHCGHCFAHRKSLKEHLRIHTGEKPFTCSQCGNCFAHRKSLKEHQRVHTGEKPFICAQCGSCFAHRKSLKEHTAVHSGVKPFICSQCGNCFKLNRQLRAHMKSHATQS